From Luteolibacter arcticus, one genomic window encodes:
- a CDS encoding DNA alkylation repair protein, with amino-acid sequence MSTATEILEELRALGSESIKRMLMKNHGVKEPCFGVKIGDMQKIRKRIKQDHELALALYDSGNYDAMYLAAYLTDDARMTKADLQRWADAAYGAGLPGTTVPWVASGSPHGREMALKWIDSKKPHVAVAGWSALSCLMALKDDADLDLTELTGLIERVKKSIHATPDVVKYAMNGFLISAGSYVKPLMEIAIHTGEEIGRVEADLGSNSCEFFYAPDYIRKVQAQGTIGKKRKTMRC; translated from the coding sequence ATGAGCACCGCGACCGAGATCCTGGAGGAACTGCGCGCTCTGGGCAGCGAAAGCATCAAGCGCATGCTAATGAAAAACCACGGCGTGAAGGAGCCGTGCTTCGGCGTGAAAATCGGCGACATGCAGAAGATCCGGAAGCGGATCAAGCAGGACCACGAACTCGCGCTCGCGCTCTACGACAGCGGCAACTACGACGCGATGTATCTCGCGGCCTACCTCACCGACGATGCGCGGATGACCAAGGCGGACCTGCAACGCTGGGCGGATGCGGCCTACGGAGCGGGCCTGCCCGGCACCACGGTGCCGTGGGTGGCCTCCGGCAGCCCGCATGGTCGCGAGATGGCACTGAAGTGGATCGACTCGAAGAAGCCACACGTGGCCGTCGCCGGATGGTCCGCGCTCTCCTGCCTGATGGCGCTGAAGGACGATGCCGATCTCGATCTAACCGAACTCACCGGTTTGATCGAACGTGTGAAAAAATCGATTCATGCCACACCCGATGTGGTGAAGTATGCGATGAATGGATTTCTTATCTCCGCCGGATCTTATGTGAAACCGCTCATGGAGATCGCCATTCATACGGGTGAAGAAATCGGCCGGGTCGAGGCGGACCTGGGCAGCAACAGTTGTGAGTTCTTCTATGCCCCGGACTACATCCGCAAGGTGCAGGCGCAGGGGACGATCGGGAAGAAGCGGAAGACGATGCGATGCTGA